One window of the Nicotiana tabacum cultivar K326 chromosome 4, ASM71507v2, whole genome shotgun sequence genome contains the following:
- the LOC107803943 gene encoding uncharacterized protein LOC107803943: MSSQPPPQQPHQHHLHKKPTSFPDFIFTAFSLFIFFSSSNPTTSIIRKFTPLISFPLNPRRFVRNPTMSNPSSTNLRNPTTHPFPNPQSLSDWLRPRLPSDSFSSWGVKPGTKNVNNLWLELSEGETLLADSTPPVRTVEVMVVRVIGKDNKVLVESHQELSNGAHRRRGRPLSEKMKPGETVEDAVFRAVKEELGSTIVKILPNSYSKKVEERVSASYPGLPACYVLHTVDAVVDGLPEEEFCTEETDEYGDSSERMLADGAVSCKKHYWKWVDADSL, translated from the coding sequence ATGTCTTCTCAGCCACCACCACAACAACCGCATCAGCATCACCTCCACAAAAAACCCACCTCCTTCCCTGACTTTATCTTCACTGCCTTTTCTCTCttcattttcttctcttcttctaaCCCCACAACTTCTATTATCCGCAAATTCACCCCACTTATTTCTTTCCCTTTAAATCCCCGTCGATTCGTCAGAAATCCCACTATGTCCAACCCCTCTTCCACCAACCTTCGTAACCCTACCACTCACCCCTTCCCTAACCCACAGTCCCTCTCCGATTGGCTAAGGCCGCGTTTGCCTTCCGATTCTTTTTCCTCTTGGGGTGTTAAACCGGGCACCAAGAACGTTAATAACCTCTGGCTCGAGTTATCTGAAGGGGAGACTTTGCTGGCTGATTCCACCCCTCCGGTTCGAACCGTGGAGGTGATGGTTGTTCGGGTTATTGGAAAAGACAATAAAGTCCTTGTTGAATCACACCAAGAATTGTCTAACGGCGCCCATAGACGCCGGGGCCGGCCGTTATCTGAAAAGATGAAGCCTGGTGAGACCGTTGAAGATGCGGTGTTTCGTGCAGTAAAAGAAGAGCTTGGTTCAACAATTGTTAAGATTTTGCCAAATTCATACTCGAAGAAGGTGGAAGAAAGGGTTTCAGCATCGTATCCTGGATTGCCTGCTTGTTATGTGTTGCATACAGTGGATGCTGTAGTGGACGGTTTGCCTGAAGAGGAGTTTTGCACTGAAGAGACCGATGAATATGGAGATTCTAGTGAAAGGATGCTCGCTGATGGTGCAGTTTCATGTAAAAAGCATTACTGGAAGTGGGTCGATGCTGATTCGTTGTGA
- the LOC107803944 gene encoding NDR1/HIN1-like protein 26, with protein sequence MSPIDVRSPKHCDEKGYNFSVEKVLPIKKLFFGFSTIFLSILSFIFLLYLTLHPTKPNFTLREADIYQLNLSGPRRLLNSSIQLTLVSKNPNKKVGIYYDELQVYASYKGQQITLYTSLPPFYQGHEDSNFLSASLIGNGLPVDPSFGYEVQRDQSAGKLVMNLKASGRLRWKVGTWVSGRYRFNVDCVAIMPFGPSLPAGPLSFRQGAQCSTTL encoded by the coding sequence ATGTCTCCAATTGATGTAAGATCTCCAAAACATTGTGACGAGAAAGGGTATAACTTCAGCGTAGAAAAAGTACTCCCAATTAAGAAGTTATTCTTTGgcttctctaccattttcctctcTATTCTATCATTTATCTTTCTTCTGTATCTCACTCTCCACCCAACGAAGCCCAACTTTACTCTGAGAGAAGCTGATATTTATCAACTCAACCTCTCAGGTCCACGCCGACTTCTCAACTCCTCCATTCAACTCACACTAGTATCCAAGAATCCAAACAAGAAAGTAGGAATATACTACGATGAATTGCAAGTGTATGCTTCTTATAAGGGCCAGCAAATTACTCTTTACACTTCTCTTCCTCCATTTTATCAAGGACATGAAGATAGTAATTTTTTGTCTGCCTCTTTGATTGGGAATGGATTGCCAGTGGATCCTTCTTTTGGTTATGAGGTGCAACGTGACCAAAGTGCTGGAAAATTGGTAATGAATTTGAAAGCAAGTGGTAGGTTAAGATGGAAAGTTGGAACTTGGGTTTCTGGAAGGTATAGGTTCAATGTAGATTGTGTTGCTATTATGCCTTTTGGACCTTCCTTACCAGCTGGTCCCCTCAGTTTTAGACAAGGAGCTCAATGTTCTACCACTCTTTGA